tatattaccgcctagacTGCACCTAGGGCGCTTAAGCACCGCCAAGGCCTAGGCAAACTCCAACCGCCTCGCTTATGCTTACCTTTTTTCCAACCTTGTCCCCACCTCCTTCTGTCGCCGCCCGCCACAGGTTCCGCCCGTCCGCCGCCATCGATTTCGGCCAAATCTACAGGCGAAATCGTGTCGCCGGGGCATCCCTCACCCTGCACCTCCCCCGtggatccggcgagaagagccaCCCCTCGTCGATGTCGCCGCCGGGGATCGACCGTCCTCAAGCCACCCCTCGTCGCCGTCGGTTAGTGTTTTTTGTGCTTTGTGTCAATGGAATTGAGCCCGGTTGGTTGACGCGGCGTGCGCTTCTCGTTCATGTAGATGGAATTGAGCCCATGTGAGAAGTTTTTGCTCTCCGATTTATccgattcggacgactcggatgtGGAGATGATGCTCTCAAACTTTCGGCATCAGACATTGGTGATGGCTCTTGCCGTCAAGGAGCACAAAGATGAGAACCAGCGGTGAGGACGGTCGTCGGGCGTCTTTGCATTCCTCGGAATTGCCATCtcgggaacgagatgttgatgcaagactatttCGCAGAGAATCCAACATATCCaccgcacctcttccggagaaggtaccgaatgcgccgatccctctttGTGAAAATTGTTCAAGCTTGTGAGGCAAATTGTCGGTATTTTACTCAACGAAGAAATGTTGCGGGcttgaagggatttagtgcatatcaaaaaagtCTCGGCATCTATGCGGGGGATTTCATATGGCGTTCCGGCTGATTATGTCGgtgagtatcttcgcattggtgaagatacaaCAATTGAGCCGGTGCGTAGATTTGCCAAAGTGATCATCCATGTCTTTGTCCTCAATATCTTCGGGCACCAAACAaggatgacacaaagaaattgatggtATCTAATGAGAGGAGAagttggcctggcatgctaggtagcattgattgtatgcattggacatGGAAAAATTGCCCGAAGGCATGGCAGGGAATGTATTTTGGCAAGTCttgtgatgcaacaattgtgctagaggccgtagcatccgaagatttatggatttggcattgcttctttggtatgccgggcactctccgtgatatcaatgtgttgcaactgtctcatttgtttgctagtcttgctagtggtgatgctcttgcttgcaactacactattaatgggcatgaatacacaaaagggtactatcttgcagatgatatataccctccttggtgcacatttgtcaagagcataaaagaacccaaaactaaaaaacaatgtgaGTTCGCAAAGATGCAAGAGGTAGCCCGAAAAGACACTAAAAGAGCATTCGGAATTTTGCAATCTAGATTTCCCATTGTCCATGGTCCTGCTCGTTTTTGAGACAAGcggaccttgaagaacatcatgacatgttgtgttatcctTCACAACATGATTCTCGAAGATGAGAGAGGCATGAACTTGGAATTCTTCTACGACAATGTGGGTGGCCGTGTCAAACCAGTTAGAGAccctaaccgcattagagcttttcttcaaacatacaaggatattgaaaatgcaaacacccactttcagcttcaggaggatctcattgagcaccattggcaaaggtcTGGACAGTAACAAACTCATTTTTtcattcatttgtatttgtatttgtattcgggacaggttttgtattgcattatttgtatttgtattcagcgatttgaataattatttgcaatgtggatgattgttgtattgtgTTGGTATTGATAATTATGGTGTGGTATTGATATTTTTATGGACCGGTGGGATGCGGGATGCAGTGGCCCAAGAGCAGACCctgcaaagccgacccgtaaaTAAGTATATTCCGCAAATATCCTTTTATACGGGTCCATTTGGGGGTCTGCCtctgtggctgtccatgtcggccCGCAAAGACGTTTTTCCGTGAACTGCAAATGTGTTTTGCGGGCCggtgggatgcggggtctgctagagttgctctaaggctCATACAGACCCAATGGTACTCTAGTGTAAAGTAATTGACCAAAAGAGTAAGGTGAATTAGAAACTTATGAGAGGATATATTTGTTCCATCTAGATCTCTGTCCAAATCCATGGTAATTTGTTTGATTCAGTATCGATAATTGTGGTCTTCAGAGGATGGAGAGATGAGAGTTTGGGGCATCTTCAAAGCAACCCAACCTTGTGTTGCAGAAACTTCTAGATCTAGAGAGATGAGAGTTGTTTGGCAGTCGATGAGGATGAGAAGAATTTGTTTCTTGCGTCGGGGTAAGAAACAGAGAAGGAGTGTGGTGGTGTAGACAACGTGGGGGTGTTGGTGCTTTTTTGGTCCGAGATTTAGTGTGGGTTTTGTGGCACGTCGCCGAGTAGAGTTAGGTTTCCTTTCATGCGTTTCAGTAGAGTGGACTGCATCTCGCCGATGTGAGTTGGGCGCTATTGGTGGAAGCCGGCGTGCCCCTGCTAGTATAGTTGTGTCTGTACTGGGCCTGAGGCCATTTAGTAATTTTCAGTCACCGGAGCAACCCATGTTTCCCAATGAATGAAAGCTTCTACCCGATCATGTCGTGGAATGTCCGCGGCCTCAACTAGCTGGTGAAACGCGCGGCGATTTGCGAGGTAGTTATGGCGAACAAAGTGGCAATCCTTTGCCTACAGGAAACTAAGATAGATGTCTGGACTCCGAGCATAGTCAGGGAGATCGGGGGCGCTGCTCTTTCCGAATGTGTCGTCCTCCCTGCAATAAGCTCCCGCGGTGGAGCTGCAATCTTCTAGAACAATGATGTTGTCAACATAGCTTCTCATGTTATAGGCGAGTCCACGATCACTGCTAAAGTGACACTTCTCTAGCAATCCAAAGCCTTCTGGCTCACCACGGTCTACGGTCCAGTAGACGACGCAAGAAAGACTGCTTTTCTCGCTGAATTAGCTAGAATGCCCCCCCTCCAACTGATTTGTGGCTCATGGATGGAGATTTTAACCTCATTTACGAGGCAAGGGACAAGATTCACCTGAACCATAGGATCATGGGCATGTTCAGGCAAGCCATCGACAACGCCGGCCTGAAAGAGATCAAGTGCAAAAATCGTCGTCACCTGGAGCAACGAGCGCAAAAACCCGACACTCGTCAGCATCGACAGATTCTTCTGCAACTGCAGCTGGGAAGACCTATTCCGCTACAGCATGCTGATGGTGGTGTCCACGACATGCTCTGACCACTGCCCCCTACTTCTAGCTGATGCAACTGCTCTGCGCCGTCGTGCTCACCTCAAATTTGAAAGCTTCTGGTTGCGGTTCGCTCACTTCCATGAGACGGTCGATCGTGCATGGAGCAGGCCATTGCAGAGTGGCTGTGCTTTCAAGCGCTTGCCTATCAAGATGGCGCGAACTGCTCGAGACTTGAAGATCTGGAGCTCCTCCCTCTTCAGCAACGCCAAGCTACAATTCCACATAGCAACTGAGATTATCCTGTGCCTAGATGTAGCCCAAGAATCCCGCAACCTCTCCACACCTGGATTCAATCTCCGGCGGCTTCTCAAGCAGAGATTGCTCGGCCTTGCCGCGATCGAGCGTGCGCGCAAACGTCAAGCACCCCAGCTGACATGGCTCAAGAGGGGCGACGCGGGAACCAAGTTCTTCCATGCAATTTTTTTCTCGCGGCGCAGAAAAAACTTCATCCACAGCCTGCAGACAAACAACGGGATTGCCACAGCTCACGAGGATAAGGCGGCAGTCATTTTTGAGCACTTCAACTCCGTCCTCGGTTCCAAAGGAGCATGCCCAAGATCCATTGACTGGCGCCAGTTACAGCTGCCCACGATCTGTGGGGGAGGCCTGGACAATACATTCAGTGAAGACGAGGTCTGGGAGGTGATCAAGGCCTCGTCGGCAGAAAAAGCTCCGGGGCCGGACGGCTTCATAGGAACTTTCTTCCGTAGTTGTTGGCAAACTATCAAACATGACATCATGCAGGCATTCTACTAGTTCTACTGCATGGCCGGTGACGACCTTGCTTCCCTCAACTCTGCCCTGGTCGTACTAATCCCGAAGAAAGATGGTGCAGCAACAGTTTAAGATTTTAGGCCAATTAGTCTAGTCCACTCCATAGCTAACCTGATCACCAAAGTACTCTCCATGCAGCTCTCCAACGCCATCGACTCCATAATCTTGCTGGCCCAATCTGCCTTCCTGGCAAAGAAGAGCACGCATATAGCTTCCTCTACGTCCAAAATGCAGTTAGATCATTGCACAGAAAAAAGACGTTGGCGCTCCTACTCAAACTAGATATAGCAAAAGCTTTCGATAATGTCTCCTGGAAGTATCTTCTTCAGCTGCTACAAGTCCTAGGCTTCTCAGCTAGATGGCGTGATTGGATCGCCATTCTGCTGGCAACGTCAACCTCCTCCTTCTTGCTGAACGGCACGGCGGGGAAGCAAATTATGCATTGCCGAGGCCTCAGGCAGGGCAAACCCCCTGTCCCCTCTCCTTTTCATCATTGCCATCGACCCCCTGCATCGTCTCCTCCAACATGCCATGGAGCTTGGCCACCTCGGCCCGCTGCCAGGCAAGGACCTTTCGCTGCGTGTGAGTCTTTATGCAGACAACGCCATCATTTTTGCCAACCCAGTGAAGGAGGAAATTGATACTCTGATGAACATTCTTCATGATTTTGGGCAAACATCAGGGCTGAAAGTTAACCTTCTGAAATCATCAGTCGCCGCAATCAGGTGCGACCACATCGACCTACAGCAGGTGCTCCAAAATTTTGGAGGACAGCACGCCCAGTTCCCTCTATGGTATCTTGGTCTGCCAGTCACCATCTCTAGGTTGCGCGTAGTTCATCTGCAGTTCATCTTGGACCGGATCAGAGCTCGACTGGTGGGATGGAAAGGAAGACTCATGTCCATAGCAGGTAGGAGAGTGCTAGTCAGAAGCATTTTGAGTATACTCCCAACATTTGCCCTCACAGTACTGAAGGTACCAAAAAATCTCCTAGCCGAGGTGGACAAGATTAGAAGGTGTTTTCTTTaggcccaagaagaagaagtcagCGGCGGGAAATGCAAAGTCAGCTGGCCAGTGGTCTGCACCCCGGTCGACAATGGTGGCCTGTGCATCTCAAATTTGCATCACTTCAGCCATGCACTCAGACTCAGATGGTTGTGGTCTCTTGGATCACACCCAACAGGCCCTGGGTAGTCATGCAGCTGCCATGCGATCGAGGAGACAGAGATCTCTTCAACGCCTCAACAATGATAACACTGGGCGATGGGAAGACGGCCATCTTCTGGGACAGCTCCTAGACTGGTGCAGGAACGCTGAAAATGGAGTTTCCGGAGCTCCACGAGAACACAAGAAGAAAGAATAGGACAGTCCAAGCGGCACTCCTAAATGCCACCTGGGTTGCTGACACACGGGAACACGCAGCAGCTTTGGCCCGATGTGATCCGCCTGAACAGATGGCTCATCTCGAAGAACATAAACCTTAACGGCCAAGTTTGAGACACAATTCAATGGAAGCACGAGGCCTCGGGATCCTTCTCCACCAACTCGGCATACAACTGTCAGTTTCAAGGGATGATAAGGACAACGTTCAGAAAGATGCCATGGCAAGTGTGGGCACCGGCCCGGCTAAAGTTTATGGTCTGGCTGCTGCTCAAGAACATGCTATGGTGCAATGATCAGCTTAAGAGAAGAGGATGGCCAAATGAATATTTTTGCCAGTTTTGCTTCAGAAACTTGGAAACCTCTCAACACCTGTTCTGGAATTGCCCCTTTTCATCTTCAGTCTCGACAAGAGTTGCCCAAGGAAATGGCTGCAGCTCCTTGCACCCTGCAAAATGGCAGCACAAGACCAAAGATGTGGAGATCATAGCGGAAATGATAAACGACGCAAGGCCCGAGCACAAGAAGGCAGTCAGGACAATGATCATCCTGGTGTTAGGAGACATTTGGCATCGGCGCAATCAATGCACCTTCAGACACAAGATAGCAAACCTGACCGAAACCACGGCAAGCATCAGAAGGACCTTTGAATTATGGCGCCAAGCACGAGCAACCCACCTAGGGCCCCCGTTCCGGGATCCACCTTGAGTAGTTAACCTGCTGGCCTAGCACTGGGGTATTTTTTTTTAGATCTTCTTTTTTACTCCTTGATCGCAAGATCGAACAATACCATTTGTTTTCCCGCATGCTCTCTGCTATGAATCAATATATGCCAGCCATCAGCTGgaccttttcaaaaaaaaaaggtttCTACCTCATGATGGCTCGGCCTCGCGAGGTGGATGTGTTCGGATCTGTCGCTATCTGTCAAACAATTGGCAATTATTGTTTTTTTGCGATGAGAAAGAGTTTATTCCATAAGAACAGAGTTACAATCAAGAGGCATGAGGTCATCAATACATGGAGGTGCACAACGCAATTAGACAGATGTACATGACTCCGTACAGCTATAAAAAGCCAACCGATCTGCAACTCTATTTTGTGAGTGCCTAATCTTCTAGGAAACAAACTTCTTATCAACCATGAGAGCCTTAATCTCAGCTGCCAATTGGCCATATGCTGAACGTAATAGGTTGTCATTAGAAAGGATTGATAGTGTGCAACCATTGAGTCAGATTGCACAAGCACTGGCATATCCAGATGTTGGATGGCTAGAGCCATTCCTTGCATCAAAGCATGAATTTCTATTTTCAGAACATCATTATAGTGAAATAATACTCTGTATGCTACAAAAATTATAGCACCATCCTCCTTTCGTGGCACCATCCCCCGCCATCGCCGACTCATCACTTGGACAGATAGATTCGTCCACTGACAGTATATCCCAATTCGCCGGAGGTGGTGGCCAGAGTTGGTTAGCAATTATCATTGTCCAGCTGTAAAATGTTAATTTTCACCTTGCCAGTGTGATTGCTTTTTTATGTTGTATTAGGAAAAGTTACACAAGTTTAAGTGTACGCTTTTTAGGATGACATGTATTCCTTAGGAATGGAGGCAGTAGATTTATTTACATGCAACAAAGTGGACAGTGAATTTTAATATACATCTGACTTCAGATTTTATTTTCAGGTAAAAACTCTAACACTCTCAGATGCGTCGGATCCCGATTGAACGCATGCCAATTTTTTCTGACAAATTTTTACACTGCACAACAGTATTCACTTTAGAACATAACAAATCCTATACACAAGCATGCCAATTTTATCAGTTGTCGCATGGAAATCTGATTGTCAGATTTTTAGCGTCAAAAAGTTATTGTCTAATTTTTAACATTTCCGTAAATAAGTAAAAACACTAGCAAAAATTGAAGCGTTTGGATATATAATGTATAACTGACCTGCTGATATACACGGTACATACAAGAGTTGCAACCAATTTATATATGTTAATTTATTACAACAATGTACAAATGTACAAGTGTACAAGTGCAACCATAACATGCACGCAGAACCACCTATCCTTCTCTCATCTCTCACAGTAGAAACGAGAGAAAAAGGTCGCAAAAACCATTTCTCACGGTGAGCTAACAAGCTCAGAAAACCTTTGTGTTCCCGGCCCTTCTCCACTGCCGCGGAATCACCGAGGAAAGAAACGAAAAAGGACAAAATCATTCCCGGCGAATAAAACAGACACTAAAGCAGCTTCGACAAatttgtgtgtgggtgtgtgtaaTTTCATGCCATGCCCGTGACTGAGACGAGCACGACGCAATCTGTACCGCGCGCGCAGCAATCGACACGCACGGTGCAACGGCCTGGCTAGGTCAGGTGACGgcgcacggggcggcggcggccgcgccgCCGGTGCGCTTGACGAAGCGGCCCTTCATCCGGGGCCGCTTCTCCGCGTTCAGCTTCCGCACCTCGTAGCGTATTTTCTTGGCGAACAGCCGTGTCCGCCGCTTCTCCCGGTACCGCGACACCCGCGCCTCCCGCCACTCGTCCGTCCTTGGCCTCGGCGGCCACGCCGCATCGCCAtgccgtcctcctcctccggccgtccACATGCCCTACACCATGCACGATGGTTAGATACAGTTAACTGTATCGAGCATATAGTGAATTAAGCTGCAAAATCGTGCATGTACCGCGTGGTCGTGGAGCAACAAGTCGTCGAGCTGGCCGGACGGCCGCCGGCCGTCGGTCCACGGCGAGCTGCCCCAGCTCTCCATGACCGCCTCGTAGTTCAGCCTAAGATCCAGGCTCCTCTTCAAGAACTGCGCATCGTCAACGGCGTCTCCGTTGCTCGCCGTCGACGTCTTGTGCTCGAAACTGTCGTCGTCATCCACCAGTGTCGGCGGGCTGCCGTTGAACTCCCGCTTCAGGTCATGGCCAGACGCCAGAACGCCGTTGCTTCGGGAGACAAGGCTGCCGTCGGCCTCCACCTTTACCCGCCCGCCGTGTTCCCCCGGCGGCGATATGAGCCCTAGGGCCTCCATGTAGAACGAGTCCTCCAGCTCGTTGCCGTCGTCCAGGCCTTGGCCGAGGAGCGCTTCCATGTCGGCCGCGAACTCCCTGAGATCGGCGTCCGTCGGGCCGAAACTGGCAAAACAATCGGGGAGCTCCTGCACGGGGGACGGTGTGGCCATGTGCTCCTTCGTGTCCTCCACGGCGCCTTCGACGTCCTCACCGTGGCGTGAGTCATCGATCGGCGGCGGCGAGCAGAACTCGGCGAGGGCGGGGTCAAAGACCGGCACGCGGtagagcagctgctcctcctcgggCGCCCTCCGCTCGTCCGATGTGGAGGACTCCCCGGCTCCCACCTCGGGCACCACGAGGCGCCTCGACAGCAGCTGCCCGACGCTCTTGACCGGCGGCCGCCGAGTGCGCGCCTTCCGCTTCGGCCACGCCGGCGCGACGTCAAGGCACTTGGACGTCGTCGCCGGCGACCCCTTCACCGCGGCCACGCCCTCGGCCGGCAGCGGGGACGTCGCGCGCAGGCGGAGGCGCTCGTGCCGCCTGGCGAGCGGGTTCGCCGAGTGCACCGACGTGTCGCAGGCCTGGCACAAGAAAGCGTCGTCAGCCGCGCAGTACCACCGGGCCCACCGCCGCATGCACCCGTCGCACGCGCGCGCCGCCTTGCCGCCCACGGCCCCGCCGGCCGCCTTCTGGTCCGAGCCACCCATCTCCGCCGCCTCCAAAACGTACAAACCAGACCACCTCCAGCGCAACAGCAATGCTTCTTCCGGTATCGTATAATCACAGCGATCCTAGCTACCTACGAGAAGATTGCGAGATAGAAATGACAAAAAAGTATCACTGGATTCGGAAGGCTATTTGCTTTGAGCGGCATGGCCCAGCGCTGCCCTTTTCTCCGAGTGAGCTTTGCGCTTTAGGCTCGCGGGGCGGGACCCGCCCGCTGGCCTTATCTGTACCCTGATTGGTTTACCGCTAATGCGCCATCCGATTCCATGATCTGTGATTGGCTGCGGCCAGATTGTGGGCGGGGGCCACCTCGCCTTGTTATCGACACGTCGGAGACGAGAGCTCCTGGAGCCTGGCTACCTGAAAAGTCCTATCCTGTATGTATATATCCACATCGCCAGTCACAGGTAGTAGAAATGAAGAAATGAAATTGCACCACCGAAAAGCGTCACCGGTAAACTCCTCTCCATGTAAAAAAAGAACTTTAGTGCCACTTATATTCCGTACTGAAATTATATGAGACGTACGTACGGTTAAAGGCAGCGCTTTCGAATGATAAACTCCAGCTATTTCCCTGCAAACTCAGAGCCGAACCTGTGGTGGCAATGGTACCATCCTCCTGCAAAAATACAGCTTGCTCAATGCCAGATTCGGCGTCGCTTGCAGAAAAAGTTGAGTTGGTACCAAAGAAGAAATAATACAGGGGTTTAGAGTGTAACAAGGGAGTCAGAGCATTACTAGTAGTATCCCTAAACCCTTAAATCCTTAAAAATAACCGCTTTTTTACGGGTTGCAACAAAAAAAAAACGCAAAAACTAAAACCCCTAAATCCTCAAACCCTAAAAAAAGTAAGGGTCCAACCCTCAAACCCAATTTCAAACCGTAGAAGTGAGGGTTGGAGGGGGGCGCTCGACCCCAGCCCGCACTCCCTTCCCCCGTCgcgcgggagggaagtttcccgtccccaacctcccgcttccTCCCTCCCAAGCCGCcggccgtcgcccgccgccaatcCGGCCGGCCCCCTGCCtcccctcgacgccgccgccgtcccgcccctGCGCCACACtccccgccgccggatccgccgttccccgccgcctcccgccccgTGCCCCGgcccccggccgccccgcccccgGCCTCCTGCCCTGCCGCCTCCCGCCCCGCCCCCTGCCCGCCCGCCTCAGCCGTCGGGCCCCGCCCCCAGCCGCCTCCCGCCTCCCAGCTGCCTCCCAGCCCCCAGCGGCCAGAGGCAGGCCGGCCTCAGGCCTCCTCGAGCCGCTGCGCCAGAGGCCAGGCGGGCCAGAGGCAGccacgccgccgccccgagctccccgcAAGTAtgcttccttttctttctttttgttttattttttcctttttgattCATTGTTGGCACTCACAATTTATTGTTTGTTGTATTGTGTAGATGGAGGTGAACAACAACGACATGGACTCGTTGTCCGATTCGTCGGGTTGGTCGTCATCCGACGATTCGGACATCGATGAGTTGTTGCAAGACGACGACGTCGAGATGATGAGCCTCCTCATCGACGTGCAATCCTTTGAAAACCGCGTGAAGTTGATGGATCAGAGGAGAGGGTCGAAGATGGGGCGAGTCACCATCTACCGGAACCGCGCTCTCGGACACGAGCATTTGATGGAAGACTACTTCGCGGAGGTACCTACATACCCTCCTCGTCTCTTCCGCAGAAGGTACCAAATGCGGCGTAGTTTGTTTGTGAAGATTGTCACCGATTGTGAGGCCGCCTCCTATTACTTTAAACGTCGTAGATCCGCCGCCGGTATCATGgggtttagtgcatatcaaaagatATCGGCGGCAATGCGGGTACTCGCTTATGGCATACCCGCGGGTTAAACCTCCCTTGTTTCTATGACAATGTTGGTACCCGTGTGCAACCGGAAAGAAACCCTTCTCGCATACACGCTTTTCTTCAAGCACATCGTCAGATTGAGGATGCAACCACTCATGGTCGGCTCCGGGATGATCTAATAGAGCACCACTGGCAGTTGGATGGGCGGCGCATTGACCCATGATGTATCTTTGTTTTACTTTTCTATGTCCTATTTGATTCGAACAATTAGTGTAATTTGCTCAAACATTGTTGTAATAATttgaatgattattgttttattcggtgttgtaataataactagaatgattattgttttatgtcaaatgtgATGGAATTTGTGATATGTTATATGATGAAATGTGATAAAATGTGTGATATATGAAATGACAGTTTTTAAAGGTTGTGGTTGAGgtaaagactagaaccctcaaatccaacccttaaagcagtttaagggttggtttgagggttctagtctttgcccctatttttcaacccttaaaagtgtcaaaaagtggcacttctcaacccttaaaactgctATAAGGGTTTGAGGGTTTAGAGGTTTTACTAGTAATGCTCTCAGAGAGGCCAGCATGGGTTCAGAAAAGACCACGTCGAGATACCTACGTTACTAGCCAAATACCGAAATCTGTCATATTCGGCTAATGTTATACTCTTACCATGTGTTTACGTTTAACCTTCTCCTGCTATTTGTACACAATAGATGCATGTCAGTTGCCAGAAATTGAAATTTGGGCCGGTTGATTTCGAATGAACGAAGCAACAGCCGTCGGAGGAAAGGAAGGAGCAGCCGCCGGCTCACCGGAGAAGCAATAGCTTCTGGGTGTATGTTAGCTATAGGGTGGCAGACGACCTCAGCATCTATCTTAGGGTGGCAGGTGACCCCAGTATCTAGGGGTGTTCGGCGGAAAAATTTAGAGATTCACCGGGGTTTGAGGGATGGTTGGGGGTGGCACCAGCATCGCGGTGGAGAGTGGTTGAGGGGAGGGCGGGTCGGCGAGGCTGGCACGGGAGCATTGTCAGCCGCAAGGGCGGTAGTAGGCGGtgggaggaagaagatggcagacgAATGTGATCTTTTGTTCAGGAAAAAGGAAGTTAAAGGAAGAAGACACAATCTGACCATTAGATCAGAAATCAATGGCAGATATCCCAGGTGACCGGCACCTACCCAGTCCCTTATTTGTCTGCATTTTGGCAGAGTTGCATACAGAAGCAATTTCGGATATGTTTGGCAAATGTTCCATCAGCCCTACAGATACCGCAGTCCAATGTCCAAATGAGAACAAACAGGTTGTTTTTCTCCTAGAAGGGTCCTCCCTGGCCCCAATAACATATCATTGTCAATACACGAATGCCATACatacatgcatgatactagtatttGGGACGGCGAGCTAGTCCCATCCTGGCAAAACGCAATAGCAAACACTCTTTGGCGAGACACCACACGATATCTGGCATACCAAACCAGCACGAGGGCTTATTATTCGGGACGTCGACGTCGAGCCCTCCCAAGTGGGGGGAGCGCCCATGCCCGTCGTCCCCGATTCCCCGCGGTCCAGCCTTCCGGGGGGAAAGAGGCCGCGTAGACGGTGAGCTCGGCTCGTCGCCACGCACCGGCCGGTGTCCGGAGCGCATGCCGCACCCGGATTTCGGCCACATGCGGCCGGTACGCGTCGCCGTCCAGAGTTTTACCCCGGTTGGCATACTGGCATCTCGATCCCCGGAACAGCTGAAGCCGGCCTTCCCGTCCCAGTTACCAGTTACCACCACGGCGCTCTTGTGTGGCACAGTAGTGCTGTAGTCTATTCGCATCTACGCGACAGGGCCGGTGGTGTTTATCCAGTCGAGCCGCGTCCCTGTCGATTGTCCAGCTGCCGGCGTATCCTTGTAGACGTGCACTTGACACGGAGGCCGGTTTGTATTGTATGGTCTCGCTCGTTTTGTCTTTGCCGGAAGAACGGTCTCACGCTCTCTCGAAGATTACTTTGTTCTTTCACTTTCACGAGTGCTCCTGGTAGGTGTTCTTTGTTTACATGTGATGAGAAGTCATGGCTCTAGTCTCCCGTGTATGTTAACGGCTGCCCCAACAGGAGAGGATTTGTGGCACACAAGTGCATGTCCCTAGTGTCCTTTTTCTTTGGCTCTCATAGTTTCAAATCATTTAAACCAAAATTACAAATTAAGTTATGTTCTCATATTTTTGTTTCTCGTGATTGGCGTTTTTAAATAAGATCTGCTTTGAATATATTTTgataattttttaaaaaagtttaaATGTTGAAACTTAGTACGAGTAACCGACAAAAATCAACTATTTTGTGTCTACGACCGACGGAATAAATTGCTTGAAATTATATCTATGAAACTAGTTGCAACTTGGCAGTTTTTAATGCAACAAACCGTAAGTTTAATCGTTGAAACTTAAAACTTTTTAAGAAATTTTACTTTTTACTGTGTCCTCGTGCGAAATTGAACTACTGCGCGAATCGTGAGGACAAACGAGTGGGAGGCAGGACTTGGTAGGTGAGTTCCTCTGCGCATTTTCGCTGCCCCAACAATTAACCGTTCTAAGCCAGAAGCAGATGCACGCTTCGCTTATCAGATCAATTTGGCATTATGCTTTTATTTTGTTGTTGAAAAATTAGCTGATAAATCATTTATCCAGAAAAATACTCCCTCTTGAGTGTCGCTGAGTAGCCCGTAACTAA
Above is a window of Triticum aestivum cultivar Chinese Spring chromosome 6B, IWGSC CS RefSeq v2.1, whole genome shotgun sequence DNA encoding:
- the LOC123138142 gene encoding zinc finger protein CONSTANS-LIKE 16; this translates as MGGSDQKAAGGAVGGKAARACDGCMRRWARWYCAADDAFLCQACDTSVHSANPLARRHERLRLRATSPLPAEGVAAVKGSPATTSKCLDVAPAWPKRKARTRRPPVKSVGQLLSRRLVVPEVGAGESSTSDERRAPEEEQLLYRVPVFDPALAEFCSPPPIDDSRHGEDVEGAVEDTKEHMATPSPVQELPDCFASFGPTDADLREFAADMEALLGQGLDDGNELEDSFYMEALGLISPPGEHGGRVKVEADGSLVSRSNGVLASGHDLKREFNGSPPTLVDDDDSFEHKTSTASNGDAVDDAQFLKRSLDLRLNYEAVMESWGSSPWTDGRRPSGQLDDLLLHDHAGMWTAGGGGRHGDAAWPPRPRTDEWREARVSRYREKRRTRLFAKKIRYEVRKLNAEKRPRMKGRFVKRTGGAAAAAPCAVT